The following are encoded together in the Ovis aries strain OAR_USU_Benz2616 breed Rambouillet chromosome 15, ARS-UI_Ramb_v3.0, whole genome shotgun sequence genome:
- the FAM76B gene encoding protein FAM76B isoform X1: MAASALYACTKCTQRYPFEELSQGQQLCKECRIAHPIVKCTYCRSEFQQESKTNTICKKCAQNVKQFGTPKPCQYCNIIAAFIGTKCQRCTNSEKKYGPPQTCEQCKQQCAFDRKEEGRRKVDGKLLCWLCTLSYKRVLQKTKEQRKSLGSSHSNSSSSSLTEKDQHHAKHHHHHHHHHHRHSSSHHKISNLSPEQEQGLWKQSHKSSAAIQNETPKKKPKLESKPSNGDSSSINQSADSGGTDNFVLISQLKEEVMSLKRLLQQRDQTILEKDKKLTELKADFQYQESNLRTKMNSMEKAHKETVEQLQAKNRELLKQVAALSKGKKFDKSGSILTSP; the protein is encoded by the exons ATGGCGGCCTCGGCCCTGTACGCCTGCACCAAGTGCACCCAGCGCTATCCCTTCGAGGAGCTCTCCCAGGGCCAGCAGCTCTGCAAG GAATGTCGGATTGCACATCCTATTGTAAAATGTACTTACTGCAGATCAGAATTTCAACAAGAGAG caaaactaatacaatttgTAAGAAGTGTGCTCAAAATGTGAAGCAATTTGGCACT CCTAAGCCCTGTCAGTACTGTAACATAATTGCGGCATTTATTGGTACAAAGTGTCAGCGTTGcacaaattcagaaaaaaaatatggacCACCTCAGACTTGTGAGCAGTGCAAACAACAATGTGCTTTTGAtcggaaggaggaaggaagaagaaag GTTGATGGGAAGTTATTATGCTGGCTTTGTACTTTATCGTACAAGAGAGTTTTACAGAAGACAAAAGAACAAAGGAAGAGCCTTGGATCTTCACATTCAAATTCATCATCTTCATCTCTTACTGAGAAAGACCAGCATCATgcaaaacaccaccaccaccaccatcaccaccaccatcgtcACAGCAGTAGCCATCATAA aATCAGCAATCTGAGTCCAGAACAAGAACAGGGACTGTGGAAACAGAG CCATAAATCCTCTGCAGCAATTCAGAATGAAACTCCAAAGAAAAAGCCCAAATTGGAATCTAAGCCATCTAATGGAGATAG tagctCTATAAATCAGTCAGCAGATAGTGGGGGAACAGACAATTTTGTCCTTATAAGTCAACTGAAAGAAGAAGTGATGTCACTTAAACGTCTCTTACAGCAGAGAGACCAGACCattttagaaaaagataaaaag TTAACTGAGCTTAAGGCGGATTTTCAGTACCAAGAGTCAAACTTGAGAACAAAGATGAACAGTATGGAAAAAGCTCACAAAGAAACAGTGGAACAACTCCAg
- the FAM76B gene encoding protein FAM76B isoform X2 — translation MAASALYACTKCTQRYPFEELSQGQQLCKECRIAHPIVKCTYCRSEFQQESKTNTICKKCAQNVKQFGTPKPCQYCNIIAAFIGTKCQRCTNSEKKYGPPQTCEQCKQQCAFDRKEEGRRKVDGKLLCWLCTLSYKRVLQKTKEQRKSLGSSHSNSSSSSLTEKDQHHAKHHHHHHHHHHRHSSSHHKISNLSPEQEQGLWKQSHKSSAAIQNETPKKKPKLESKPSNGDSSINQSADSGGTDNFVLISQLKEEVMSLKRLLQQRDQTILEKDKKLTELKADFQYQESNLRTKMNSMEKAHKETVEQLQAKNRELLKQVAALSKGKKFDKSGSILTSP, via the exons ATGGCGGCCTCGGCCCTGTACGCCTGCACCAAGTGCACCCAGCGCTATCCCTTCGAGGAGCTCTCCCAGGGCCAGCAGCTCTGCAAG GAATGTCGGATTGCACATCCTATTGTAAAATGTACTTACTGCAGATCAGAATTTCAACAAGAGAG caaaactaatacaatttgTAAGAAGTGTGCTCAAAATGTGAAGCAATTTGGCACT CCTAAGCCCTGTCAGTACTGTAACATAATTGCGGCATTTATTGGTACAAAGTGTCAGCGTTGcacaaattcagaaaaaaaatatggacCACCTCAGACTTGTGAGCAGTGCAAACAACAATGTGCTTTTGAtcggaaggaggaaggaagaagaaag GTTGATGGGAAGTTATTATGCTGGCTTTGTACTTTATCGTACAAGAGAGTTTTACAGAAGACAAAAGAACAAAGGAAGAGCCTTGGATCTTCACATTCAAATTCATCATCTTCATCTCTTACTGAGAAAGACCAGCATCATgcaaaacaccaccaccaccaccatcaccaccaccatcgtcACAGCAGTAGCCATCATAA aATCAGCAATCTGAGTCCAGAACAAGAACAGGGACTGTGGAAACAGAG CCATAAATCCTCTGCAGCAATTCAGAATGAAACTCCAAAGAAAAAGCCCAAATTGGAATCTAAGCCATCTAATGGAGATAG ctCTATAAATCAGTCAGCAGATAGTGGGGGAACAGACAATTTTGTCCTTATAAGTCAACTGAAAGAAGAAGTGATGTCACTTAAACGTCTCTTACAGCAGAGAGACCAGACCattttagaaaaagataaaaag TTAACTGAGCTTAAGGCGGATTTTCAGTACCAAGAGTCAAACTTGAGAACAAAGATGAACAGTATGGAAAAAGCTCACAAAGAAACAGTGGAACAACTCCAg